A single Lycorma delicatula isolate Av1 chromosome 12, ASM4794821v1, whole genome shotgun sequence DNA region contains:
- the LOC142333442 gene encoding uncharacterized protein LOC142333442, with the protein MCICIYTLVQVADTSLKVQNISISISAILDLFLCYNQAQNIINMSDELRFSIYKCSWTDKPLWFKKSLTIIETCANRELSINPFGVYTMNRSNFAKIINLSYSYYNVMSSFKKSSK; encoded by the exons atgtgtatatgtatttacaCTTTAGTTcag GTTGCCGACACATCActtaaagtacaaaatatttcaatatcaatatcagctatattagatttatttttgtgctACAATCAagcacaaaatattataaatatg agtgATGAGCTTAGGTTTAGTATATATAAATGTTCTTGGACTGATAAACCATTATGGTTTAAGAAATCTTTAACAATAATAGAAACTTGTGCAAACAGAGAATTATCTATAAATCCATTTGGAGTGTACACTATGAATCGGTCCAACTTTGCaaag ataattaacttatcatattcttattataatgtaatgtcaagttttaaaaaatcatcaaaataa